TATTACTATGCAGAATCTTTTTGCACCCGAGGTTTTTGCTTTTCTTGCTTTTTCGATGACTACATCCTTACTTATCAGGGGATAGCTCTCGAGCTCTGTTTTTGCCTTTGCTGATTGGGCACAATAGGAGCAGTCCTCGGGGCAGGCACCTGATTTGGCATTTACGATTGAGCAAAGGTCAACACTGTCTCCCCTGAATGCCTTTGTAATCTTATTGGCATAAAGGAAAAGCTCGAATATATCTCCATCGGTCTCTGAGATGGCAATGGCTTCCTCTTTTGATAGGAAGCCTCCGGATAGGATTCTTTCAAAAAGAGCCTTTAGCATCTTCTTTCAAAAATACCTTATTGAGAATCCTCTGAACTCTGCTTGAAACTCTTCCCATTTAACGGATATATCGCTGACCTTTGAGACAGGAGGTCCCTTTTGGCATAGACTTATGGCTTTCTCTATGTCTTGTCTTTCTCCTTCAAAGACAGCCTCGACCCTTCCGTCGGGCAGGTTTCTCACCCAGCCTTTTAGCCCGAGGGAAAGGGCGGTTTCCTCTGCGAATGACCTGTAAAAGACACCTTGAACCCTGCCTGAGATTATTAGATGCGCCCTCGATAATGCCACAGTTTTAGATTATATCATAAAGTGTTTTTTTATTACCCATACACGTGCCCTGTTGCCTCATGTAAAAATCTTGATGAAATGGCGAGGGATAAACCTAAGAGGCGTAAGGAAGTGATGGCGGGGATTGTGCGAGCGATTGAATTTTACCCTCTGTCTGTTTCTTTATGATATAATTTTACAATATAAGCACCTTATCGGAAACATAGGAGGATGCATAAATGAAGAATATTACCATTGAAACTCTTTACAACAAAGTTGTCGAATTGCAACAAGATGTTGTTCAGATTAAGAAAAGTCTTCTGGAAGAACCCGGGTTGAGAACAGAGTTTATTCAAAGGATGAGAGATATTGACCTTGAAAAGTCTATAATGGTTAAAGATTTTGGAAAAAGATACGGTCTGAAATAGTGTACAGACTTGCTATTAAAGAGAGGCTGGATAAAAAATTCAAGCAACTTCAGAAAAAAGACAAGGAAATACTACGATTAATTGATAGAAAGGTGCAAGATATCCTTGTTGACCCTTGCCGTTTTAAACCTTTAAGAAAGCCGCTACAAAACAAACGGAGAGTTCATGTAGGCGGGTCATTTGTTCTGGTATACGAAGTCAACGAAAAAGAGAATTTAGTTACGCTGTTGGATTTTGACCATCATGATAATGTGTATGAAGTATAAGCGGTATATCGCTTAAAAAAGACTGTGGTTTTGATAAGTTCTGGGCCCTTGCTCTGGCTGTCCATGCGGCCGGGATCACGAGAGACAAGCCAAGAAGGAAGAAGGAAGTTACGGCGGGTATTGTATAAAGGTGAACAGCATCATGACATGGCGCCTCTGAATAAGTTCAGATACATGTGAGATAAAATAGAGGGGTTAAAATTACTAAGGAGGAACCTCTCTATGAGAATTTTTTGGCTTCAAAAAGAATTCTATTACCTCTGGAAACATGCTCCACCAAGCCTTACCCCTAAAGAGTTGGATAGGCTAAGGGCTATATCACTCTGGCAGGAAACAAACAATACAGGGCTCGTCTTAAGAACCTTCGGTATGAGCAGAGCCACACTCTATAGATGGCTTAAAAGATTCGACCCCAAAGACCTTACCTCGGTAAAGGAACAATCACGCCGCCCAAAGAATCTAAGAAAACCTGCATGGTCATACGACCTCATAACGGCAGTTAAACGGCTCAGGCAACAGTATCCCAGATGGGCTAAAGATAAAATTGCTGTTCTTCTTAGAGGAGAGGGTTTTGAGACCTCTGCCTCAACAGTGGGACGCATTATCAA
This portion of the Nitrospirota bacterium genome encodes:
- a CDS encoding type II toxin-antitoxin system RelE/ParE family toxin gives rise to the protein MYRLAIKERLDKKFKQLQKKDKEILRLIDRKVQDILVDPCRFKPLRKPLQNKRRVHVGGSFVLVYEVNEKENLVTLLDFDHHDNVYEV
- a CDS encoding acylphosphatase, with amino-acid sequence MALSRAHLIISGRVQGVFYRSFAEETALSLGLKGWVRNLPDGRVEAVFEGERQDIEKAISLCQKGPPVSKVSDISVKWEEFQAEFRGFSIRYF